TCAATTGGAATCATTTAATGTAATAAAAGGATTTTTAAACTTAAGCCTGCACCAAAACTTTTGGTTTGATTTTATTGATCAAACGTATGCCAATGGTTCATTTGGCTTTCAGCAAAACCCAACAGGTAAAAAAGTATTGGTAGAGTACTCTTCGCCAAATACGAACAAACCACTACATTTAGGACATATTAGAAACAACCTGTTAGGTTATGCTGTTGCGCAAATACTAAAAGCCAACGGACACCAGGTTAATACCTGTAATCTGGTAAATGACCGTGGTATTCATATTTGCAAAAGTATGCTTGCCTGGATGCGTGAAGGAAATGGAGAAACACCGCAATCGAGCGGGATAAAAGGCGACCATTTGGTGGGTAAATACTATGTAGCTTTCGATAAACAATACAAAAAAGAAATTGAAGAACTGAAAGCAAGTGGTTTAAGTAGCGAGGAAGCAGAAAAACAAGCCCCTTCTATTATAGCCGCCCAACAGTTGTTACAAAAATGGGAAGCCAACGACAAGGAAACCGTTGACGTTTGGAAATTAATGAATGGCTGGGTGTACGAAGGTTTTGAGGTTACTTATAAAAAATTAGGTGTTCAGTTTGATAAGTTTTATTACGAATCAAATACCTATATTTTAGGAAAAGACATCGTACAGGAAGGCTTACAAGCCGGTGTGTTTTTCAAAAAAGACGATGGTTCCGTTTGGATTGATTTAACTGCTGACGGTTTAGACCAAAAACTTTTACTACGGGGCGATGGCACTTCGGTTTACATAACCCAGGATATAGGCACAGCCGAACTTAAATACCAGGATTTCCATTGCGAAAACTCGGTTTACGTAGTAGGTAATGAACAGGATTACCATTTTAAAGTATTACAATTAATTTGTAAAAAACTAAATAAGCCGTTTGCCGATGGCATTTATCACCTTAGCTACGGCATGGTGGAGTTACCTGAGGGTAAAATGAAAAGCCGTGAAGGCACAGTAGTAGATGCGGACGACTTAATTGACGAAATGGTTGCTACTGCAACTGAAACTACACAAGCTTTAGGCAAAACTGATAATATACCTGCCGCTGAATTAGAAAAACTATATGAAACTATTGGTATGGGTGCCTTAAAATACTTTTTGTTAAAGGTTGACCCTAAAAAGAAAATGATGTTTAACCCAAAGGAATCAATAGATTTTCAAGGAAACACAGGCCCTTTTATTCAATATACCCATGCGCGTATCAAATCAATATTACGCAATGCAGGAAGTGTAGACTATTCAAATTTTGACATAAACAACACTACACTAAACAAAGCTGAACGTAATTTATTATTTACGGCTTACCAATATCCGCAAGCCATTGCAGATGCAGGCAAAGAAATGAGCCCGGGTATTATTTGTAATTATGCTTATGATTTAGCAAAAGCATTCAATCATTTTTACCATGAGTGCTCAGTTTTAAAAGAGGAAAATACAGACCAACGTAATTTCAGAATTCAATTGGTGCAATTAAGTGCTCATATTATTAAATCGAGCTTTGCTTTGTTGGGAATAGATGTACCTGAAAAAATGTAGTAATAAACTACCTTTTATTCACTCCACTTTAAACCTATTGTATCTTTAGGAGTAGATAAGTAAACCTCTTCATTAGCCGTTAAACCATTTAAAATCACTGTATGGGTTTCATTGCTAGCGGCTGTTTTTACGGCTTGTTTAACAATAGAAGTACCTTTCTTTTTGTAAACAAAACTCTTAGCCCCTTCAGCATGCACACTTTCTATAGGCACGCTTAATACCTTTTTTAAAGTATTGGTCGAAATAGTATTGGAAGTTGTCATAGCCGGTCTTAATGAGGTATCGGCAGTAATTACATCAATCACAACCTCAAACACTTTGGCTTCGCTGTTGGGTTTTTGCTCCCCAATACTGGCTACTGACTTTACTATTCCTTTTAATTTTTTGCCCGGTTGTGCATCCAACCCAATTTCAACCTGTTGGTTTAATTTTACTTTTTGAATATCCACTTCGTTTATATAAGTAACACTTTCCATGGTACGTAAATCGGGCAAATTAGCCACAGTTGGATCCCATGTATTTACAGTACTGCCTACTATTTTCTTTTTACCATCCCACTCCTTGGCATATATAACCATTCCACTTTTAGGTGCAGTAATAGTTAACTGTTCCAAAGTAGTAGTTAGTTCATTTAACCTGTTTTGAGCCTTGGCTAATTCGCTACCTACAATTTGCATTTTGGTTACGCTTTGCTCCTTCTTGGTTTTATAGTTTTGCTTTTTTTGGTCTAGGTTTCTAACTGCTTTTTCATACTCAATTTCAGCTTGTCGCAATACAGCAGGCGGCTCGTAAATAGACTGGTCTTTGGTTAATTTTCTTTCTTCAACAGCATATTGTAAATTAATCAATTCATCGCGTGCATCACGCATGGTTAAGGTAGTATCTAATTGTGTTTGCGTGTACTCTGATTGCTTTTTCTGAACGTTTAATTGCTCATCATTCAGCTTATTCATTACTTCCGTTTTATCTAATTCGGCTACAAACTCTCCTTCTTTTACTACAGTTCCTTCTGCAACCAAATTACTTATTTTTATTTGCCAAATATTTACCTGACGCAAACTACTAGGCGCTGAAATTTCAGTATAATTTTTAGCTCTCAACTCACCCGTATTGGTTACTGTAACATTAAAATCGCCATCAGAAACAGTGGTTACAATATCGTTGGTAGCTGCTTTAGCTACAAACAAAAAATAAATGGCCAGTACCATTACCACACAAGCAGCTATTATTATTTTATTTTTATTCTTTTTCAAACCTTTATTCCGTTTAATAGTTATTATAAGCAAATAAACA
This DNA window, taken from Bacteroidota bacterium, encodes the following:
- the argS gene encoding arginine--tRNA ligase; amino-acid sequence: MIQQVLKKHIAAALLNLYKIETDENQLVIESTKAEFEGDFTFVVFSILKQTQKGPEQTANEIGNYLKEHLIQLESFNVIKGFLNLSLHQNFWFDFIDQTYANGSFGFQQNPTGKKVLVEYSSPNTNKPLHLGHIRNNLLGYAVAQILKANGHQVNTCNLVNDRGIHICKSMLAWMREGNGETPQSSGIKGDHLVGKYYVAFDKQYKKEIEELKASGLSSEEAEKQAPSIIAAQQLLQKWEANDKETVDVWKLMNGWVYEGFEVTYKKLGVQFDKFYYESNTYILGKDIVQEGLQAGVFFKKDDGSVWIDLTADGLDQKLLLRGDGTSVYITQDIGTAELKYQDFHCENSVYVVGNEQDYHFKVLQLICKKLNKPFADGIYHLSYGMVELPEGKMKSREGTVVDADDLIDEMVATATETTQALGKTDNIPAAELEKLYETIGMGALKYFLLKVDPKKKMMFNPKESIDFQGNTGPFIQYTHARIKSILRNAGSVDYSNFDINNTTLNKAERNLLFTAYQYPQAIADAGKEMSPGIICNYAYDLAKAFNHFYHECSVLKEENTDQRNFRIQLVQLSAHIIKSSFALLGIDVPEKM
- a CDS encoding efflux RND transporter periplasmic adaptor subunit, whose product is MKKNKNKIIIAACVVMVLAIYFLFVAKAATNDIVTTVSDGDFNVTVTNTGELRAKNYTEISAPSSLRQVNIWQIKISNLVAEGTVVKEGEFVAELDKTEVMNKLNDEQLNVQKKQSEYTQTQLDTTLTMRDARDELINLQYAVEERKLTKDQSIYEPPAVLRQAEIEYEKAVRNLDQKKQNYKTKKEQSVTKMQIVGSELAKAQNRLNELTTTLEQLTITAPKSGMVIYAKEWDGKKKIVGSTVNTWDPTVANLPDLRTMESVTYINEVDIQKVKLNQQVEIGLDAQPGKKLKGIVKSVASIGEQKPNSEAKVFEVVIDVITADTSLRPAMTTSNTISTNTLKKVLSVPIESVHAEGAKSFVYKKKGTSIVKQAVKTAASNETHTVILNGLTANEEVYLSTPKDTIGLKWSE